A section of the Humulus lupulus chromosome 2, drHumLupu1.1, whole genome shotgun sequence genome encodes:
- the LOC133818035 gene encoding uncharacterized protein LOC133818035 isoform X1, which produces MTILRIGKDNKKRRASLKYQLGGDDLLHDSPIHKRKTSLRKLAAPATRVVIDSPPALSTRATTRRMILIDSPEVIETTLDQSITNSPIASQQKVDTCRKSTRLQNTSTTFQVEFEATPQDHNANEELEMITKKTRGRTILANLTRRNGELIKINWNMNGQPIGDNSIQFASFVGTLVREIVPYTLSDWRKMTPIMRDVLWASIQAKYDLHQDWEKKYCFQMMVDLWRASKSRLVKDIISAKTESERQALKPDCIKSDVEWRAFIKQKTSKEHMALRAKFQERRKKTIPHTLSRRGYARTIDDMTKQNQGGNITRVQTFQKAHTRKNGEPINSTTSEFLGQLDDIIRENPNSETTKNIEEDALTILFGEPKSSRQIGQGRGMSKSKSTIVHMYQDKIEVLEKEQHNMKKQLAELLKLFKENGGKVSTSDGKSHITHSPKPSSSSLNHCDKSVVHEESHNFSDMNSACYLLDWKGEMVAEDRWSSSDPNTLVHGIPLGPEFMRVWVDIAISPSAYLFRPSHSMITIQEAVGSIIAWPSEKVVPRCHFNDRAYC; this is translated from the exons ATGACTATACTGCGAATAGGCAAAGACAACAAAAAAAGAAGAGCATCCTTGAAGTATCAACTTGGTGGTGATGACTTGCTACATGACAGCCCAATTCATAAAAGAAAGACTTCTCTACGTAAATTGGCTGCACCAGCTACTAGGGTTGTCATTGACTCACCACCAGCTCTTAGTACAAGGGCAACAACTCGTCGCATGATTCTAATTGACTCACCTGAAGTGATAGAGACAACTCTTGACCAAAGTATAACTAACTCTCCTATTGCAAGTCAACAGAAGGTAGACACTTGTAGAAAATCAACTCGATTACAAAATACAAGTACTACATTTCAAGTTGAATTTGAAGCAACACCTCAAGATCATAATGCAAATGAAGAATTAGAGATGATTACCAAGAAGACTAGAGGCAGAACTATCCTAGCTAATCTTACTAGAAGGAATGGTGAATTGATAAAAATCAATTGGAACATGAATGGCCAACCAATTGGTGATAATTCAATACAATTTGCATCTTTTGTTGGTACTCTTGTGAGAGAGATTGTTCCTTACACTCTTTCCGATTGGAGGAAAATGACACCAATCatgagagatgttctttgggcatctattcag GCCAAGTATGATTTACATCAAGATTGGGAAAAGAAGTATTGCTTTCAAATGATGGTTGACCTATGGAGAGCCTCAAAATCTAGGCTTGTCAAAGACATTATTAGTGCTAAAACTGAAAGTGAACGACAAGCACTAAAACCAGATTGCATCAAGAGTGATGTAGAGTGGAGGGCTTTTATTAAACAGAAAACTAGTAAAGAGCATATG GCTTTACGGGCTAAATttcaagagagaagaaagaaaactattccacacaccttaagtagaagaggatatgctcgaacaattgATGATATG ACTAAACAAAATCAAGGTGGGAATATAACTAGGGTTCAGACATTTCAGAAAGCCCATACTAGGAAGAATGGTGAGCCAATCAACTCAACAACTTCTGAATTTTTG ggGCAATTAGATGACATTATACGTGAAAACCCAAATtctgaaactacaaaaaatatcGAAGAGGATGCACTAACAATATTGTTCGGTGAACCAAAATCTAGTCGTCAAATTGGCCAAGGAAGAGGGATGTCAAAATCAAAATCGACTATTGTTCATATGTATCAAGACAAGATTGAAGTACTTGAAAAAGAACAACACAACATGAAGAAGCAACTTGCTGAATTGCTCAAACTTTTTAAGGAAAAT GGTGGTAAAGTATCAACAAGTGATGGAAAATCTCACATTACTCATTCTCCAAAG CCTTCAAGTTCTTCATTGAATCATTGTGACAAGAGTGTTGTCCATGAAGAGAGCCATAACTTTTCAGATATGAATAGTGCTTGTTACTTGCTTGATTGGAAGGGTGAAATGGTTGCTGAAGATCGTTGGTCTTCTAGTGATCCAAACACACTTGTTCATGGGATTCCTCTTGGACCCGAATTCATGCGAGTGTGGGTTGACATTGCTATCTCACCGAGTGCTTATTTGTTTCGTCCTAGCCACTCAATGATCACCATACAAGAAGCTGTTGGCTCTATTATTGCATGGCCTTCGGAGAAGGTTGTTCCAAGGTGTCATTTCAATGATAGAGCTTACTGTTAA
- the LOC133818035 gene encoding uncharacterized protein LOC133818035 isoform X2, with product MTILRIGKDNKKRRASLKYQLGGDDLLHDSPIHKRKTSLRKLAAPATRVVIDSPPALSTRATTRRMILIDSPEVIETTLDQSITNSPIASQQKVDTCRKSTRLQNTSTTFQVEFEATPQDHNANEELEMITKKTRGRTILANLTRRNGELIKINWNMNGQPIGDNSIQFASFVGTLVREIVPYTLSDWRKMTPIMRDVLWASIQAKYDLHQDWEKKYCFQMMVDLWRASKSRLVKDIISAKTESERQALKPDCIKSDVEWRAFIKQKTSKEHMTKQNQGGNITRVQTFQKAHTRKNGEPINSTTSEFLGQLDDIIRENPNSETTKNIEEDALTILFGEPKSSRQIGQGRGMSKSKSTIVHMYQDKIEVLEKEQHNMKKQLAELLKLFKENGGKVSTSDGKSHITHSPKPSSSSLNHCDKSVVHEESHNFSDMNSACYLLDWKGEMVAEDRWSSSDPNTLVHGIPLGPEFMRVWVDIAISPSAYLFRPSHSMITIQEAVGSIIAWPSEKVVPRCHFNDRAYC from the exons ATGACTATACTGCGAATAGGCAAAGACAACAAAAAAAGAAGAGCATCCTTGAAGTATCAACTTGGTGGTGATGACTTGCTACATGACAGCCCAATTCATAAAAGAAAGACTTCTCTACGTAAATTGGCTGCACCAGCTACTAGGGTTGTCATTGACTCACCACCAGCTCTTAGTACAAGGGCAACAACTCGTCGCATGATTCTAATTGACTCACCTGAAGTGATAGAGACAACTCTTGACCAAAGTATAACTAACTCTCCTATTGCAAGTCAACAGAAGGTAGACACTTGTAGAAAATCAACTCGATTACAAAATACAAGTACTACATTTCAAGTTGAATTTGAAGCAACACCTCAAGATCATAATGCAAATGAAGAATTAGAGATGATTACCAAGAAGACTAGAGGCAGAACTATCCTAGCTAATCTTACTAGAAGGAATGGTGAATTGATAAAAATCAATTGGAACATGAATGGCCAACCAATTGGTGATAATTCAATACAATTTGCATCTTTTGTTGGTACTCTTGTGAGAGAGATTGTTCCTTACACTCTTTCCGATTGGAGGAAAATGACACCAATCatgagagatgttctttgggcatctattcag GCCAAGTATGATTTACATCAAGATTGGGAAAAGAAGTATTGCTTTCAAATGATGGTTGACCTATGGAGAGCCTCAAAATCTAGGCTTGTCAAAGACATTATTAGTGCTAAAACTGAAAGTGAACGACAAGCACTAAAACCAGATTGCATCAAGAGTGATGTAGAGTGGAGGGCTTTTATTAAACAGAAAACTAGTAAAGAGCATATG ACTAAACAAAATCAAGGTGGGAATATAACTAGGGTTCAGACATTTCAGAAAGCCCATACTAGGAAGAATGGTGAGCCAATCAACTCAACAACTTCTGAATTTTTG ggGCAATTAGATGACATTATACGTGAAAACCCAAATtctgaaactacaaaaaatatcGAAGAGGATGCACTAACAATATTGTTCGGTGAACCAAAATCTAGTCGTCAAATTGGCCAAGGAAGAGGGATGTCAAAATCAAAATCGACTATTGTTCATATGTATCAAGACAAGATTGAAGTACTTGAAAAAGAACAACACAACATGAAGAAGCAACTTGCTGAATTGCTCAAACTTTTTAAGGAAAAT GGTGGTAAAGTATCAACAAGTGATGGAAAATCTCACATTACTCATTCTCCAAAG CCTTCAAGTTCTTCATTGAATCATTGTGACAAGAGTGTTGTCCATGAAGAGAGCCATAACTTTTCAGATATGAATAGTGCTTGTTACTTGCTTGATTGGAAGGGTGAAATGGTTGCTGAAGATCGTTGGTCTTCTAGTGATCCAAACACACTTGTTCATGGGATTCCTCTTGGACCCGAATTCATGCGAGTGTGGGTTGACATTGCTATCTCACCGAGTGCTTATTTGTTTCGTCCTAGCCACTCAATGATCACCATACAAGAAGCTGTTGGCTCTATTATTGCATGGCCTTCGGAGAAGGTTGTTCCAAGGTGTCATTTCAATGATAGAGCTTACTGTTAA